A region of Methanocorpusculum labreanum Z DNA encodes the following proteins:
- a CDS encoding nitroreductase family protein, producing MNTRNPGIANFGVTIIQSRHSVRKFKDAEIPQEFIRKALECASKAPTARNIQPWIFVVVKNKETLAKIAGLAPNGKFIEGAAVGFLVFGKADWQYVIEDCSAATENLLLALHAYGYGGCWIAGDKKEYAEDVRKLVNVPEEFKLVSIVAAGVPDVGGITLAEKLPLDRLVFEEKYQ from the coding sequence ATGAATACCAGAAATCCGGGTATTGCAAACTTCGGTGTGACGATCATTCAGTCAAGACACAGTGTCCGAAAATTTAAAGACGCTGAGATCCCGCAGGAGTTCATTAGAAAAGCACTCGAGTGTGCCTCTAAAGCGCCGACTGCACGAAATATCCAGCCGTGGATTTTTGTTGTAGTGAAGAACAAAGAGACCCTGGCAAAGATTGCCGGTCTCGCACCAAATGGAAAATTCATCGAGGGAGCTGCAGTTGGATTCCTCGTATTCGGGAAAGCCGACTGGCAGTATGTTATCGAAGACTGCTCGGCAGCAACCGAAAACCTGCTTCTGGCCCTCCATGCCTATGGATACGGCGGATGCTGGATAGCCGGCGACAAAAAAGAGTACGCGGAGGATGTGCGTAAACTCGTCAATGTCCCGGAAGAATTCAAGCTTGTTTCAATCGTAGCAGCCGGCGTTCCGGATGTGGGCGGCATCACGCTCGCAGAAAAGCTGCCGCTGGACAGGCTGGTCTTCGAAGAGAAATACCAGTAA
- a CDS encoding metal-dependent hydrolase codes for MLIFHHLFLGLAAGIILAVLLSNKWAVLYAGVGAIIPDLLDKPLGQILLSDSINYGRIYAHTLTLAVILIIIGLLIWYKYRKNILLLCIGAGVLIHQLGDVMWETPVNWFWPFLGPFPPSSEVYPPIPDGYLPYLYLASWILAVIAGTAVIVVLYRYLGQYLAKGKMVKRILTGTGMILMGAGTILLVKYLIWDLFLTGPWANYFGTMYLHELLSISEWIYGLSSLMLILLILDYPVRFSETTKKRIISICGAGILTVSLLLLLFIGLGFPVDEVYGENMWRLAAVAGLFFGGIVFLFLGNRIWELPDDRIHTKK; via the coding sequence ATGCTGATTTTTCATCATCTATTTCTCGGTCTGGCCGCAGGAATAATCCTCGCCGTGCTTCTTTCGAATAAATGGGCCGTGCTTTACGCAGGGGTCGGAGCGATTATACCGGATCTTCTAGACAAACCGCTAGGACAGATCCTTCTTTCCGACAGTATAAACTATGGACGGATCTATGCCCATACACTGACATTGGCAGTGATTTTGATCATCATCGGACTGCTGATCTGGTACAAATACCGGAAAAATATCCTGCTTCTCTGCATAGGAGCGGGCGTTCTTATCCATCAGCTCGGAGATGTCATGTGGGAAACACCCGTAAACTGGTTCTGGCCGTTTCTCGGACCTTTCCCGCCGTCATCAGAGGTCTATCCTCCGATACCCGATGGGTATCTTCCCTATCTGTATCTCGCATCATGGATACTGGCAGTGATCGCAGGAACGGCAGTGATAGTCGTTTTATACCGTTATCTGGGTCAGTATCTCGCCAAGGGGAAGATGGTTAAACGGATCCTGACAGGAACGGGGATGATTCTGATGGGAGCCGGAACCATACTTCTCGTAAAATATCTCATCTGGGATCTGTTTCTTACCGGGCCATGGGCGAATTATTTTGGGACCATGTATCTTCACGAGCTCTTATCGATTTCAGAATGGATCTACGGTCTTTCATCCCTGATGCTGATTCTGCTGATTCTGGATTATCCGGTACGCTTTTCAGAAACGACAAAAAAACGGATCATCAGCATCTGCGGGGCAGGAATCCTGACCGTATCTCTGCTTCTTTTGCTGTTTATCGGCCTTGGATTTCCCGTGGATGAGGTGTACGGCGAGAATATGTGGAGACTGGCGGCAGTAGCCGGATTATTTTTTGGAGGGATCGTTTTCCTTTTTCTTGGAAACAGGATCTGGGAACTGCCGGATGACAGAATCCATACCAAAAAATGA
- a CDS encoding PP2C family protein-serine/threonine phosphatase, which produces MNDFLLNWVSSMCMIALVWIFCAVMVNLTLTRKYSGLHTALLWIGGFLTLVVLTSFVDVVYEACVFLIPSGYDFISLLADCLFVTVVGVWFVFVSWKMYRGTSSSKLFIASYILFIGLSICDLSFSIIHMMFPWDLYQLKFAACILILIALTIGLMLVSRFQIKTIQETNRDLQGDFRDVLFIPIAVYLAYAVLSCLWNSQEGTVFFIPEITTRIIFIIMVILLYMQVFYGIHKAIKQIHIDEEMRLAKDVQSSILPDPDLFENITGVTIHAAISESELVGGDFYDIIRIGDYHLAIVIADVSGKGISAALMMMRVKTMIKISVRTLFTQPGRMLTIVNREIMKNNDACRFVTVFLGILNIKSGRFTYACAGHNPPILCRAGICTLVVCEKAPGLGIMDHEYIDQRTVLKRNDTLCMYTDGVTEAQNKHGEMYGVYRLLSIVEKSDDPKTMINSVIDDVNVFTGNRGQTDDMTMLAVRYTQEE; this is translated from the coding sequence ATGAATGATTTCCTCCTGAACTGGGTAAGCTCCATGTGCATGATTGCCCTCGTCTGGATTTTTTGTGCGGTCATGGTGAATCTGACCCTGACACGAAAATACTCCGGTCTGCACACAGCATTACTCTGGATTGGAGGATTCCTGACGCTGGTCGTTCTCACCTCTTTTGTGGATGTTGTCTACGAGGCGTGTGTCTTTCTTATACCAAGCGGATATGATTTTATTTCTTTACTTGCCGACTGTCTGTTTGTGACCGTCGTCGGTGTCTGGTTTGTTTTTGTATCCTGGAAGATGTACCGGGGAACCTCATCTTCCAAGCTCTTTATAGCATCTTATATTCTTTTTATCGGCTTAAGCATCTGTGACCTTTCTTTTAGCATCATTCACATGATGTTCCCATGGGATCTCTATCAGCTGAAGTTTGCAGCCTGCATTCTGATTTTGATCGCTCTGACCATTGGTCTGATGCTGGTGAGTCGTTTCCAGATCAAAACAATCCAGGAAACAAACAGAGACCTGCAGGGGGATTTTCGAGATGTTCTCTTCATTCCTATCGCGGTCTATCTGGCCTATGCCGTACTATCCTGTCTGTGGAATAGTCAGGAAGGAACCGTATTTTTCATTCCGGAGATCACCACCAGAATCATTTTCATCATCATGGTTATCCTGCTCTATATGCAGGTTTTTTACGGGATACATAAGGCCATCAAGCAGATCCATATCGATGAAGAGATGCGCCTTGCAAAGGATGTACAGTCCAGCATACTTCCGGATCCGGATTTATTCGAAAACATCACCGGTGTAACAATACACGCAGCCATCTCTGAATCAGAACTGGTCGGCGGAGACTTCTATGATATTATCAGAATCGGGGACTATCATCTTGCGATTGTCATCGCCGATGTATCGGGCAAGGGGATTTCCGCAGCACTCATGATGATGCGTGTCAAAACCATGATCAAAATATCAGTGCGGACATTATTCACGCAGCCCGGCAGAATGCTGACGATCGTTAATCGAGAAATCATGAAAAATAATGACGCATGCAGGTTCGTCACGGTTTTTCTCGGGATACTCAACATAAAAAGTGGTCGTTTTACCTACGCATGTGCCGGACACAATCCGCCGATACTTTGCAGAGCAGGAATCTGCACCCTGGTTGTATGCGAGAAAGCACCCGGACTTGGAATCATGGACCACGAATATATCGATCAGCGAACTGTTCTGAAGCGAAATGATACGCTATGTATGTACACCGACGGAGTAACGGAGGCGCAAAACAAACATGGCGAAATGTATGGAGTGTACCGGCTCCTTTCGATCGTTGAAAAATCAGACGATCCAAAAACTATGATTAATTCAGTAATCGATGATGTAAACGTTTTCACCGGGAACCGTGGACAGACGGACGATATGACGATGCTCGCTGTCAGATACACCCAAGAAGAATAA
- a CDS encoding STAS domain-containing protein, which produces MKIIKTVNESNLILELDGKLDARNAPEFRRCAESSLDGITTITLNFAKLTYMSSVGLSIILTLKKKLGPKGTLQIINARGLVREVFEISGFDDLLVKE; this is translated from the coding sequence ATGAAAATCATAAAAACTGTTAATGAATCCAACCTGATCCTTGAGCTGGATGGGAAACTGGATGCCCGAAACGCTCCTGAGTTTCGGAGGTGCGCAGAGTCGTCCCTTGACGGGATAACTACCATTACGCTCAATTTTGCAAAACTCACCTACATGTCCAGCGTTGGTCTTTCGATCATCCTGACCTTGAAAAAGAAGCTTGGTCCGAAAGGGACCCTGCAGATAATCAACGCACGCGGTCTGGTCCGCGAAGTTTTTGAGATCTCGGGGTTTGACGATCTTCTGGTAAAAGAGTAA